TTTTCCTGTTGCCGTTCTTCCTGGTGATGAAGATCAGCTTCTCGGAAGCAGCCCTGGCCATCCCGCCCTATTCCGAGATTTATACCTACGCCGAGCAGAAGTTCGAGCTGATGCTCAACGTCGGCAACTACGCCCTGCTGACTGCGGACGAGCTGTATCTCTCGGCGTACCTCGGCTCGTTGAAGGTCGCGTTGCTTAGCACACTGATGTGCCTGGTGATCGGTTTTCCGATGGCCTACGCCATCACCAAGACCAGCAAGGAAGCGCAAAACGTTCTGTTGCTGCTGATCATGATGCCGACCTGGACCGCGATCCTGATCCGCGTCTATGCGTGGATGGGCATCCTCAGTAACAACGGTTTGCTCAACGCGTTCCTGATGTGGACCGGCCTGACTTCGCACCCGATCGAGATCCTCAACACCAACACCGCCGTGTACATCGGCGTGGTGTATGCGTATCTGCCGTTCATGGTGCTGCCGCTGTACGCCAACCTGGTCAAGCACGATGGCAGCCTGCTGGAAGCCGCGTCCGACCTGGGCTCGAGCAACTTCAACAACTTCTGGAAAATCACCGTGCCGCTGGCCAAGAACGGCATCATCGCCGGTTGCATGCTGGTGTTCATTCCGGTGGTCGGCGAGTTCGTGATTCCGGAACTGCTGGGCGGTCCAGAGACCCTGATGATCGGACGTGTGCTGTGGCAAGAGTTCTTCAACAACCGCGATTGGCCGGTGGCGTCTGCCCTGGCGGTAGTGATGCTGTTGATTCTGATTGTGCCGATTCTGCTGTTTAACCGCAGTCAGGCCAAAGAGATGGAGGCACGGGGATGAAGCGCTTCGGATTTTCAAAGTTCATGTTGGTTTTCGGCCTGTCGTTCATCTACCTGCCGATGTTGATTCTGGTGATCTACTCGTTCAACGCCTCGAAACTGGTGACGGTGTGGGGAGGCTGGTCGTTCAAGTGGTACGCCGGCCTGCTCGACAACACGCAGTTGATGGGCTCGGTGGTGCGCTCTCTTGAGATCGCCTGCTACACCGCGATTGCCGCGGTGGCGCTGGGAACGCTGGCGGCATTCGTACTGACTCGCGTCACGCGCTTCAAAGGCCGCACGCTGTTCGGTGGCCTGGTGACAGCGCCGTTGGTGATGCCGGAGGTGATTACCGGTCTGTCGTTGCTGCTGCTGTTCGTGGCCATGGCGCAGTTGATCGGTTGGCCGATGGAACGCGGCATCGTGACGATCTGGATCGCCCACACCACGTTTTGTGCCGCCTACGTGGCGGTGGTAGTCTCCGCCCGCCTTCGCGAGCTGGACCTGTCCATCGAAGAAGCCGCCATGGACCTCGGTGCCAAGCCGTTCAAGGTGTTTTTCCTGATCACCATCCCGATGATCGCGCCGTCACTGGCGGCCGGCGGCATGATGTCGTTTGCTTTGTCACTGGATGACCTGGTGCTGGCGAGCTTCGTCTCTGGCCCGGGTTCCACGACCCTGCCGATGGAAGTGTTCTCGGCGGTGCGCCTGGGTGTGAAGCCGGAGATCAACGCCGTGGCCAGCCTGATTCTGTTGGCCGTCTCGATCGTGACCTTCATGGTCTGGTACTTCAGCCGCCGCGCAGAAGCCAGCCGTAAACGCGCGATCCAGGAAGCGATGGAGCAGACCGCGAGCGAATCCTGGCAACAACCGAAGAAGCAAATGGCTACCGCCACCGCTTAAGGCACCACCTCATTGTGGCGAGGGAGCTTGCTCCCGCTGGGCTGCGAAGCGGTCCCAAAATCTTGTGAGTGCTACGCACTCAAGCGGGAGCAAGCTCCCTCGCCACAGGTTCTGTTTTCACTGATTTCTGCTGTGTTTTTGAATAAAAAGAAATGGAGTTGTACCGATGAAAATGTTTGGCAGGACTCTGCTGACACTGTCCTTATTGGGCGCAATTGCCACGGGCGCCCAGGCCAATGACAAGGTTCTGCGCGTCTATAACTGGTCGGATTACATTGCCCCGGATACCGTCAAGAAGTTCGAAGACGAGACCGGTATCCAGGTGACCTACGATGTGTTCGACAGCAACGAAACCCTTGAAGCACGCCTGCTCGCAGGCAAATCCGGCTACGACATCGTCGTGCCGTCCAACAGTTTTCTGGCCAAGCAGATCAAGGCTGGTGTCTATCAGGAACTGGACAAATCCAAACTGTCGAATTGGAAAAACCTCAATACGGTACTGCTGAAAAACGCCTCCGCCAGCGACCCGGATAACGGCCATGCCTTCCCGTATATGTGGGGTTCGATCGGCATCGGCTTCAACCCGGACAAGGTCAAGGAAGTGCTCGGCACCAACGCCCCGACCAATTCCTGGGACCTGTTGTTCAAACCGGAAAACGCTGAAAAGCTCAAAGCCTGCGGCATCAGTTTCCTCGATTCGCCGACCGAGATGATCCCGGCCGCCCTGCACTACCTGGGCTACCCGGTGAACGATCAGGACAAGGCGCACATCGCTGAAGCCGAAGCGCTGTTCATGAAGATTCGCCCGTCGGTGGCGTATTTCCATTCATCGAAATACATCTCCGACCTGGCTAACGGGAATATCTGCGTGGCCGTCGGTTACTCCGGCGACGTGCTGCAAGCCAAGGCCCGCGCCGAGGAAGCCGGGGACAAGGTGAAGATCGACTACAGCATTCCGAAGGAAGGTGCCGGCAGTTTTTACGACATGGTTGCCATTCCGCGTGATGCCGCCAACGTCGAGAACGCCTACCTGTTCATGAATTTCCTGATGCGTCCCGACATCATCGCCGAGATCACCAACAACATCGGCTACAGCAACGCCAACGCAGCGGCCACGCCGTTGGTGGATGAAGCGATTCGCAACGATCCGGGCTCGTACCCGCCAGAAGCGGTGATGGCAACGTTGTATGCCATTCCTGACCAGCCGATTGCCGTGCAGCGGATCATGACTCGGGGTTGGACCAAGGTGAAACTCGGAAAATAATCGCTGAAGCGCAAGGTGCTATCGCCAGCAAGCCGACTCCTACAATGGTCCCTGACCGAATACATCTCCTGTAGGAGCCGGCTTACTGGCGATGAGGCCCTATCATTCAACACACAAATCAGATCAACCATTTCTATACATGCAGCGCCTTACCACCGCTGCATCGCTCACCTGGCTCCTCGGTTATGGTGAAGTTTGGCGCCCTCGGGCGCCTTTTTTTGTTCGGGATCAGGCGCTGCCCAACGGCCACTCGGCCAACGCGCGATAACGGCCCTTGTGCGATTCGAACAGGGTGAAGCGATCGGCTCGCAGGATAAATTCGGGGGGCGTAGCAGATTCGGGAACCGGTGCCCGATAGTCACGCGCCAAGGTCAAATGCGGGCGAAATTCCCGTGGCGCATCTTCCAGGCCAAACGGCGACAACGCTTGCTCCAGGTCATACACCAACCGCAACAACGCCGGCGATGTCTGCCCGGGCACCAGCACCAACACCCCGGCCCTGCGCCAGACATCCAGGCGATCAAGCTCCACGGTCAAACGTTCGTCCGGTGTACGCACAGACGCGACGGCCGTGCAGATGTCCGCCATCTGCGCGATTCCGACCGCGCCCAGAAACTTCAGGGTCAGATGAAAATTCTCAACCGGCACCGGGCGACCGATGCGCAGTTGCAAATCGCTGCGCCATTGGGCGATGGCCTTTTGTAGTGGCGGTGCGCAGTCCAGCGCGAAAAACAGCCGTTTGAACGGTTCATGGGATTGTTCATTCATGCAGGACACCTCAGCGGGTTACCGCATGAGTGTACAAAGGAAAACTGCACAGGGATAAACCTGTGGCGAGGGAGCTTGGTGGGCCGCGCCGCCTGAGCCCGGTCAGGACGAAATGCAGCTGGAATGGGGCTGGCTGGTGCATTACAGCGAAGGCGAACCGCGATTCGAGTTCATCCGCGAGCGCCCGACCGATCTCGAAATCCGCAATCGCAAAAGTTGCAGGATCACCCCGGCGGCGGAGTGATCCGCGATATCAGCTCAAGCCTTAACGATCATTTCAAAACCGCCGAAAATCATCCGCTGGCCGTCGAACGGCGCTGGATTGACGTCCGGTTGTACCCTCGGATCGGTCATCAGTTTCGCCATTCCGGCATCACGGGTGGGCTTGTCCGGCCAGATGATCCAGGAAAACACCACGGTTTCGTCCTCCTTGAGTTTCACTGCCATGGGAAACGAGGTCACCTTGCCGTCGGGAACGTCGTCGCCCCAGCATTCGGCGAGGCTGAGCGCGCCGTTCTCGATGAAAATGCCGGCGGCCATCTCGGCGTGCTTCTTGAATTTCTCCCGGTTGGCCGTGGGTACGGCAATGACAAAGCCATCAACATAAGACATGAGAGTTCTCCTCGGTTCATGGGGTGATCCGCTGGTTAGTCGACTGAGTCGGACTCCAATCGACAGAGCCGCCATCCGGACCGACCGACGGTTCGGCGCTCTGCGCCAGGTTCCCTTCGATCTGCGCCGCCATGTACAAGGTGCCCGCCATCACCCCGGTGGTCGGGTTCTGCACCAGTTTCGTCCAGGCTTTGTCGAACGTGTTGCCCAGGCTACTGCGGATCAGCGCTTCGCTGTCCGGCCGGTCGTTGGCCTGGATGATCGCCCGAACGCCCGCCACCCCTACGGAGATCAACGCACCGGCCAGCTTTCCGGCGACCGCCGCTACCGCACTGGCTGCCCCGCGCGGGGCCATCTCGGCTTCCATCCGTTGACTGGCACGCTTGGCCACTGGCGCCATGGCGGTGTCAGTCGAACCGACGCCCTTGTCGCCACCTGCCTTGTGGACCTTGTCTACCAGCGCCGCGTACGCAGGCAGCGCGGTCAGTTGCTCGGTGTGTACGACTTGATAGAGCGACGCATCCCTGGCGGCTGGCGGCCCAAGTGCAATCGCCGGGACTTTCTGGATGCGGCCATTGAGCTGAGCCATTGGCACACCATGACGCTGGGAGATCTTTTGCAGTTCTTCCTTGAGAATGTCCACGTAGAACGCCGCCGCCAGGCTCAGGATCGCATCCGGATCAACCTCCAGCGCCGCCGGGGCGAGCACTTTTTCCTGATACTTCTCCAGCAAATATTCGGCGAGGCGCTTTGCCGAGGCATCTTGCTCGTCTTTGTTACTACTGATGTTGTACCAACTGACCTTCATCGACAGCCATTCCTGAGTCCAGTAGCTGCTGAACCAGGGAATGAAGTTTTCTTCGGTCAGTTGATAGACCCGCGTGCGCCAGTAATCCATGGCCCCGCGCGCGTAGATTTTGGTCTGCTCGGTAGCTGATTGCGATGCGTCAATAATCTCCCGGTCTACTTGCTGCCAGGTGCTCGGGGATATCATGACCTGCGGCACTTCCACAGGGGCACGCGGGGCCGTGGCGCATCCCGCCAACACCACCAGCACGGCGACGATCAGCGAACGCAGGTTCAAGGTCGCGATTTCCTGAAGTCGGTTCCGGGCGGATTGTCCGGGTTTGAAAATGCCCTGATTTGAGTATAGGTGGCAGCAGATCGGGCCAACAAAAACGCCACTGAATTCGACCATCACTGCCATCGATATTCACCATCGTCACGAATGCCTTCCGCCCAACAGTCGTCAGCGTAGGATCACTTCCAACCCAACACGAAACCCTGTAGCGGAGGGTCGAATCATGCTAATCCATCTCCTGACTTGCCTGGCCCTGACGGCCTTCACGTTGAGCGCATTTGCCTGGTTCGTCCTGTCCGAGGAGCGCACGTCATGATCCAGCACGTCACCCTTTCCGTCAGCTTCCCGGTGTTCGGCACCAACTACTACTCGCAGACTTTCGAGTCTCGTAAAGTGTTGACCCTGGTATTCGACGAAAAATTCGAGGACATGCTGATTCCGTCGGCCGGCAACCACTTCAACAACGAAGTGGTCGGGCTCAACGATCAGTTTCGCTTTCTGAATGACGTACTCGCCGAGCATTTGCTGGCGACCGAACTCGCCAACAGCGCCCATCGGAATCAGTATTTCTGAGGCGTGACATCAACGATATAACCATTGCCTGAATGTCGAACGACAGAATGGAAATAACGGGTCAGATGTTAATAAGAGGTACAAACATCCCTCAGGCACACCCGTAACCATCGATGCACGGGATCGGCATTCAGTCGAGGATGCCAGATCATCGCCACGGTAAATTCCGGCAATGACAGTGGCAGCATAAAGCTGTGCATGCCGGACCGCAGGTTGGCCGTATGCCGCTCGGGCACGGTGGCAATCAGATCGCTGGACCGCGCCAGCGCCAATGCGGTCGAGAATCCGGACACGACGGTGACTATCTGCCGCTCAAGTTCAAGCCGCTCCAGCGCTTCATCAATCGCCCCTTTGTCTAAACCTCGCCGCGACACGCTGATATGGCGCCCCGCCGCGTAACGCGCAGGCGTGACCTCGCCAAGGCTCAACGAATGTCCCGCACTCACCACGCCGATCAAGCGGTCGCGGAACAGACCCTGAGTGTGCAACTCCGGGCTCGCGGCCTTGCCCACTACGCCGGTTTCCAGATCGACCGTCCCGTCACGCAGTCCTGCGCTGTCCTTGTCCGGCTTATGGATGAAGCGCAGGCGCACGCCCGGTGCCTCTGAAGCCACGCGGGCGATCAAGGCCGAGCCAAAGTTTTCGACGAATCCTTCACGGGTGCGCAGCGTGAAGGTGCGCACCACTTGCTTGAGGTCGGGCTGCTCGGCCGGGCGCAGCACGGCTTCAACATCTTGTGTCAGTTGGCTGACCCGTTCGCGCAATTCGAGTGCTCGCGGCGTCGGTACCAGACCGCGCCCGGCCCGGACCAGCAACGGATCGCCGGTGGTCTCGCGCAAACGCGCCAGCGCCCGGCTCATTGCCGAAGGGCTCAGGCGCAAGCGTTTCGCCGCGCCGGCCACGCTGCCTTCGGCCAACAGGACATCAAGGGTGATCAACAAGTTGAAATCAGGAATGGACATGCAGTGCCCCGCGTCGATGTGACATGGCGTTTGACGCACGTATTAGGTGCAAGTGGTGCGTCTTCCGCCATGTTAGGCGCGGGCGTAGATTTCTGATAGCTCCAATCCCGAGCGATCAGAAAAAGAGGGTTTGCATGATTTCCACAACGGCAATCGTACAAGGAGCGCAGCAGACGCGGGCGGGGCGCTGGGCGCTGGCCAGTTTGTCGCTGTCGATGTTGCTCTCCTCACTCGGCACCAGCATCGCCAATGTAGGCTTGCCGACGCTGGCCCAAGCGTTCAACGCCTCCTTTGCGCAGGTGCAATGGATCGTCCTCGCCTATCTACTTGCCATCACCACACTGATCGTCAGCGTCGGCCGTCTCGGCGACCTGACCGGTCGTCGCCGGCTCTTGATGATCGGTATTGGTCTGTTCACCCTGGCTTCAGCCCTGTGTGGCCTGGCGCCCAGCCTCGGACTGCTGATTGGCGCCCGCGCGCTGCAAGGCCTCGGCGCAGCGATCATGATGGCGCTGACCATGGCATTGGTGGGCGAAACAGTGCCAAAAGAACAAACCGGCAGCGCCATGGGCTTGCTTGGCACGATGTCGGCTATCGGCACCGCGCTGGGGCCTTCGCTCGGGGGCTTGTTGATCGCTGGATTGGGTTGGCGGGCGATGTTTTTGATCAGCATCCCTCTGGGTTTGCTGACGTTGTTCCTTGCTCACCGCCACTTGCCTGCCGACCACCTGAAGCCGAAAACCGCCCGCGTCGGTTTCGACCCAATCGGCACCCTGGTGTTGACCCTGACACTTGCCGCGTACGCGCTGGCCATGACCCTGGGGCGCGGTCATTTCGGTGCGCTGAATATCGGGCTGCTATTGGTGGCTTTCCTGGGTGCAGGCCTGTTTGCAAGGGTGGAGGCGCGGGTCGTCGCACCGCTGATTCGAATGGCCATGTTCCGCGACCTGCAGCTCAGTGGCAGCCTGGCCATGAGTCTGCTGGTGACGACGGTGATGATGGCGACGCTGGTGGTCGGGCCGTTCTATCTGTCGCAGGCGCTTGGATTGGAAGCCGTTTCGCTTGGATTGGTGATGTCGGTCGGTCCGCTGGTCGCCGCGTTCACCGGGGTGCCCGCCGGACGAATTGCCGACCGTTTCGGCGCCCGTTGCATGACGCTCGCCGGGCTCTTCGCCCTCGCCCTCGGCTGCTTTGCGCTGTCGGTGCTGCCGCAGACGCTGGGTGTGGGCGGTTACATTGCGCCCATGGTGGCCATCACCCTGGGCTATGCGGTGTTCCAGACCGCCAACAACGCCGCCGTCATGGCCGATGTGCAGCCGGATCAACGAGGTGTGGTTTCTGGCCTGCTCAATGTGTCGCGCAATCTGGGACTGATCACCGGCGCATCGGCATTGGGCGCGGTGTTCGCCCTCTCATCGGCAACGGAGGAGATCAGCGCCGCACACCCACAGGCAGTGGGTAGCGGCATGCGCATGACCTTTATGGTCGCGCTGGTCCTGATTGTCGTTGCCTGCTGCATTGCGATGGCTTGTCGACGCAACAAGCCCGCTTGAACCGTACAGTTCAGGCAGGCTCGCGTACAACAAAAGGCGCTTACTTTTGCAGCACCACCAACGGCGTGTCTTTCTTGACGATGTAGGTCGCCAGCTCCGAACCTTTGCAGGTGCCGATATTCTTCGCTACATGCGCAGTGCCAGCCGGTATGTACATCGAATCCCCCGCCTTTAACGTTATTGGCGGCTGCCCTTCGAGTTGATACTCGAAGGTGCCGGGCGGATACGTTCAGATACACGCGCTTATGTCGGAGGCCGATTCTTCCGCCCGAATCTGTCGAAAATCACCCACACGCATTGCCTTGAACGCACGACCGGCACCAGAGTGGTTTATCGAAGACCTCTCGCTCTTGACGGGTTTGCGGTCTGCGACTTTGGATTTCTAAGCGATACCGTTCGAACAGGCGAGGCGTTGCGCTCAGAGCGTCATGATCGGCCTCAGCAACGCCTGCCCCTCATAGAGCGCCGACAAATAGCGCTCGCGCATGTCCTCGACGGTCATGCGCGAGGCGTGAGTGGTCAGCGTCAACGCCGCCTGCAACTGCCCTTCCCTGTCGATCAGCGGCACACTCAGCACCCGCATGCCGACTTCGTACTCCTGGTCCACCAGCACGTAACCGCGCTCGGCCGCCAAGGCGATTTCGTGGCGAACCTGCGCTTCATCGGTGAGGGTGTAAGGCGTGATCGCCCGTGGCGGATTACGCGCAAAATAGGCGCTGAGCGCCTCTTCGCCAAGACTGGCCAGCCACAATCGACCGCTACCCGTGCAATACATGGGCACCCGCGAACCCGGTCGAATCGACATCGAAGTGATGTGGCTGTAACGGCTGCGCACCACGTGCACGATGTCATCGCCATCGCGCACACCCACCGACACATGCTCCTGCGTGGTACGCGCCACCTGTTCGACGATGGGCCGCAGCATGCGTGGTAACACCGCCGAATCGACATACGCCTGGCCAATCCGCAAGGTCTTGGCGGTCAGCCAGTAATAGCGGCCATCGGTCTGCGCAAAATCGTCATGCACCAGCGTCAGCAAAAAACGCCGAGCGGCGCTTTGGGTCATGTCGGCCATGCGCGCCACTTCGGGCACGCTCAAGCGTGGATGTTCCTGGGAAAACAGCTGCAACAGCGCCAGGCCTTTTTGCAATCCGACGATCAAATCCCGTGGATGAATGGTGGGCTGCTTCATCGTTATGAACTCTTAATTGCACAAAGGCTGCGATTATCGCACTGCCATTGCGATTATCAACGTATTCACCCCTGCGCTTGATTGTTCGTCCTCATCCTCGCTTGCAGTATCGGCCCTACAACACAGCCAACAAGCGGGTACATCACATGATTCAGGGTTCGACTGAACTGGTCGCCATCGTCGGCTCACCTGTTGCCCAGGTGAAATCGCCGGAAAACTTCAACCGCTGGTTCGCCGACAGCCAGCACAACGTTGCCATGCTGGCCATCGACCTTGCGCCGAACGCCCTGCAAAATTTCATTGAAACCCTGCGCGGCTGGCACAACCTGCGTGGTTGCGTGGTCACCGTACCCTACAAACAACTATTGGCCGGTCGCCTGGACAGCGTCAGTGAACGTTCAGCGGCGCTGGGCTCGGTCAATGTGATCCGCCGCGAGGCGGATGGTCGGCTGGTGGGCGATATTGTCGACGGCGAGGGTTTCCTCAATGCCGCGCGCAAACACGCTTTCAACCCGCAAAACAAACAAGCGCTGGTCATTGGCACGGGCGGCGTCGGCAGTGCGATTGCCTATTCGCTGTGCCAGGCCGGGGTCAGTCACCTGGCCATCAGCGACCTCAGCCAGGAGCGCGTCGAGGTGCTCGGCGAGCTGTTGCGCGAAGCCTTTCCGGACATTGTGATCAGCGCCAACCCGGCGTCGCTCGAGCACTTCAACCTGATCGTCAACGCCTCCCCCGTCGGCATGGGCGCTGCCGACGACGGACCGATGCCGTTATCGCTCGCCCTGATGCAAACCCTGCAAACGGCGACGCTGGTGGCGGATGTCGTGACCTCGCCTGCAGTAACGCCGTTTCTTGCCTTCGCCCAACGCCAGGGGTGCGCGATCCAGACCGGACCGGAAATGGCACTGGCGCAACTGGGCAATCTCGGCCACTTCATGGGCGTGACGCCGCTGGAAATCTGACTTCCAGCCGCGTCCTCGATAGGCGATAGACAATGAACACTTCGACTTCATCCAGTGCCAGCCTGACCTATGACGTGATTGTGCTGGGCAGCGGCGCCGCCGGTTTCGCGGCGGCAGTGACAGCCAGTTCCCGCGGCCTCAAGGTTTTGTTGGTGGAAAAGACCGAGGACTTCGGCGGTACGTCGGCGATTTCCGGCGGCGCGGTCTGGCTGCACGACACCGACCAGGCCCGGGCCGCCGGGCATCACCTGCCCGCCGAACAGATGCGCCGATACCTCAAGGAGGTGATCGGTGACGGCTACAACCCGGAGCTGATTGACGCTTTCATCGAAAAGGGCCGTGAAGCCCTGCGCTATCTGGAAACCCACAGCGAACTCAAATACAGCCTGCGCCCGCTGTCCCCTGACTATTACCCGGACTTGCCCGGTGGCACGCAGACCGGCCGCGCACTGGAAATCGACGAGTACGACGGACGCCGCCTCGGCGAACATTTCAAAGACCTCAAGCGACCACCGGACGGCATGCTGTTGTTCGGCGGCATGATGGTCAATCGCGTCGACATCCAGCATTTTCTCAGCTTCAAGCGATCGCCAAAATCGCTCTGGCACTGCCTGAAACTGATGGGGCGTTATGCCGTCGACCGCCTCAGTCATCCTCGCGGCACTCGCCTGACCGTGGGCAACGCCTTGATCGCGCGGCTGGCCACCACGGCCCTGGCCAACGGCGTCGACCTCTGGTTGCAAGCCACTCCTGAGTCGTTGCTGGTTGAACAGCGCAAGGTCAAGGGCCTGCAGATCACCCATCGCGGCGTGACCCGTCAGGTATTCGCTCGTGGTGGCGTGGTCTTGGCCATGGGTGGTTTTGCGGCCGGCAAACAGGCTGCGCAACAGCGGCCCGATACGGCTTCGGAGCACTGGAGCATGTCACCGCCGGCCAATGTGGGTGACGGGCAGCGGCTGGCTGCATCGGTCAACGCGGCGATTGGCGACAACCTTTCGGCGAATTTCTATTGGGCCCCGGTCTCGGTACTGCACAAGGCCGACGGCAGCGTCGAACGCTTTCCGCACTTGGTCACCGACCGGGCCAAACCGGGCGTGATTGCGGTTAATCGCGCCGGGAAGCGATTCGTCAATGAGTCCGACTCTTACCACTGTTTTGTCCAGGGCATGTTCGCCAACGGTGGCGCCAACGCACCCTGCTGGCTGATCTGTGACAGCGAAGCCTTGAACAATTACGGCATGGGACTGGCACGTCCCCGGCCGGTCGACAACAGCGCATTGGTCGACGCCGGTTACCTGCTGCGCGCCGACAGCGCCGCGGAGTTGGCGCAAAAAACCGGCATCGATGCGGTCGCACTGGAACAGACCCTGGCGCGATTCAATGCCGATGCCGAGCATGGCGTCGACCCGCAGTTCGGCAAGGGCAGCAGCGCTTACAACCGCTACATGGGTGATCCGCTGCATCAACCCAATCCGTGCCTGAAGCCGCTGCGCAAAGCGCCCTTCTATGCCATTCGCCTGTTCACCGGCGACCTCGGCTCGGCCCGTGGACTGGTCACCAACGGCCAGGCCAACGTTCTGGATCAGAACGGCGCGCCGATCACCGGGCTCTACGCCGCCGGCAATGAAATGAATTCGATCATGGACGGCACCTACCCCGGACCCGGCATCACCCTCGGCCCCGGTATTACCTTCGGTTACCTGGCCGCCAGCGATATCGCCGACCGGCTCAACCCCGACGCTGCACACAATTCCCACACTGGAGAACAGCATGTTTTACGAACTGCGCACCTACACGATTAAACCGACACGGCTTGGCGACTGGCTGGCCCTGTACAAAACCGCCGCACTGGCGGTCCAGCAAGAACACTTGGGCAACCTGGTTGGCTTCTTCACCACCGAGATTGGTGAAGCCAATCAAGTGCTGCACATCTGGGCCTA
The Pseudomonas sp. MYb327 DNA segment above includes these coding regions:
- a CDS encoding FAD-dependent oxidoreductase, encoding MNTSTSSSASLTYDVIVLGSGAAGFAAAVTASSRGLKVLLVEKTEDFGGTSAISGGAVWLHDTDQARAAGHHLPAEQMRRYLKEVIGDGYNPELIDAFIEKGREALRYLETHSELKYSLRPLSPDYYPDLPGGTQTGRALEIDEYDGRRLGEHFKDLKRPPDGMLLFGGMMVNRVDIQHFLSFKRSPKSLWHCLKLMGRYAVDRLSHPRGTRLTVGNALIARLATTALANGVDLWLQATPESLLVEQRKVKGLQITHRGVTRQVFARGGVVLAMGGFAAGKQAAQQRPDTASEHWSMSPPANVGDGQRLAASVNAAIGDNLSANFYWAPVSVLHKADGSVERFPHLVTDRAKPGVIAVNRAGKRFVNESDSYHCFVQGMFANGGANAPCWLICDSEALNNYGMGLARPRPVDNSALVDAGYLLRADSAAELAQKTGIDAVALEQTLARFNADAEHGVDPQFGKGSSAYNRYMGDPLHQPNPCLKPLRKAPFYAIRLFTGDLGSARGLVTNGQANVLDQNGAPITGLYAAGNEMNSIMDGTYPGPGITLGPGITFGYLAASDIADRLNPDAAHNSHTGEQHVLRTAHLHD
- a CDS encoding NIPSNAP family protein; protein product: MFYELRTYTIKPTRLGDWLALYKTAALAVQQEHLGNLVGFFTTEIGEANQVLHIWAYASLDDRMARRNAMAADPRWQDFARQNKELDAVVTLESRLLRPTDFSPLQ